The genome window CGTTTCTATGTAGTCCAATCGCGAGACCAAAACGAGGCATTTGGGGGCGTACATGATGCTGTGGTGGGAGATCGCGGGGATGGGGCGCACGAGAGGGGTCTCGCTCTCGACGGTGTCTTCCTCCTCGTCGACGGGTTTGCTGGGTGTGATTGACACAGTTTCATTGAAGCACAGACATGCGCAGTAGTGGCGGTTTGCGTCTATATCTGTAAGTACAGAGACAAAGAATTTCGGCTCTTGCCGCTCGGTTGAGAGGGCCCATCCTTGCGGTTggcaaaactaaaaaaaaatccttgttGTCTTGTTTTTATCAACTACAAATTTAGTACCCATTCGATTCCTTCGATAAACGGTGTGTCTGACCAGTCTTTTTCCGGAAATCTTTGCAAAATTATGCCGCTACTGATACCGCTCCCTTGAAATtgtggaaaatttttaaaatgtaggAGTTGGGATGACATACTCACTTTCTTTTTCGTGATCATAACCAACAACGACAAAATAGTCCGCTAATCGTGacattgtttaatttaaatcgtCAAGTATAAGGGTGGCGTTTTTGTGTTGCGACTTGTAGCaaaatattaacatttttgtgaTTCACTCGTCAAAATACAGTAAAAAAGGAGTTGTATAACCTGCACGCTCGGCGTGAAACTAGTCCGAGGTGTGTACCGCGGGCGctccaaaaaacaaattttttataactaatgatttaataaataatttaaattattaataatagttACTATTAATTGCCACACCCTAGTAATATTCTTCTAAACAAATCTTTACGCCATTTTATACACAACTTTGAACTTCTGAcgtttgacacttttgacaatCAGATGATGACAAATCGTCGCAATTGAACTACTCCCGAAGATGCTGGTCCCGATCTGGTCAATACGCTTACgcaataaattcaaattaatcGTCATGCagataaaaatgcaatgaaacgttaaatttgatggaaatatttttttgttgttgattATGAAGAGTGGGTCTTGTGTTGGTAGGTCAAAGTGTCGAGAAAGTTGCAGCctccgacaaaaacacaaaatggccgaaaattaaaagaaattagaGCGTAAATatgcaacatattttttaagacGCAAAAAGTACAAACCgttaattttaagtaaaaatgtattgtgataAAAACCATTGATTTCTGCTCTCTGCCTGACAGCTTTCGTCTCAAACAACTTTTAGGTTAAGTTAATAGGACAAGATGAACAAATTCGCGGATTACTTCGTTATCTGCGGCCTGGATCTGAATTCAGGCCTGGAACCCGACAAATTCTCAGGTACTAGTCCCAAAACCTCCCCCAAACCGTAACCCTCTCTTCTTGCAGAAGACAACCTGCACGTCTCCCCTCTTGAGCGCTCGTACAAAAGCAAAGTCCTGGCGCACTACCCCGAAAACGTGTCCCACAACCCTTTCGATAGCTCCGCCGTTTGCATGGTAAGTCGCGTGGTTGTTTTGTGGCGTCAATAACGCAAGTTCCACAGTTCTGCTTGCCCCAAGGGCTGAAATTCAGGACCCAAAAACACTCGGTCACGCAAGCGCCGATTTTTCACTCGTTTTTGATCACCAGGGAGGACGGGAAACGGTGCTACGGGTTCAGTTTGGTGTTTTATGAGGAGGTCAGGAACAGGGACATCTGCAACGCGATGCAAACTCTTcaggtctttttttttgtttttttgttaaaaataaaaaatattaattccaATTTTAGGCGATGTATATTACCGAATTGTCGAGCGGTTTGAAGGTCAAAGCTATACAAAATGCGCAGAATCAAGGGCCCCAGTCTCGCTCTCTCCCTAGACACTTTAAGCTAAGTACACACAATCCCAGTGGGGCAGCTTTAACTTACTATGATATATCCAAAGACAAGCTTTTTGTGTCGAAGAGCATCAACATAATCAGTCAGTCGGCGTACGTGCAAGCagctaaaatatttttagaaaatcttTTTAGGTAAATTATCAATagtttttttgcatattgatTATGAAAGTtgactttttttaacgaaaaatcgtaatacaagtagcactttttttaacaaaaaatcgtaatgtatgcatttctgtttttttattttgaataagtCTTTTTAGGCCAAATTTGTCAACTTACaacaatatgcaaaaaaatgtcttgtacaacacgttatgaaagtctcttttttttccCTCATTTGCtccaaattcatgaaaaaagtatgattttcataactagttgtacaatgTACTATTAATTGTTGACACTTGTGCGCAGGTGCGTGCCTAAGCGCGCCGTCACCTCGACATGCCTCAGCCTAGAGAGTTACGTATTCAACTTGTTGCACGAAGTGGAACTCCCTTCACCGGGGAAGAGCCTCCTGATCTCGCTACCTCCGTGCGACCCCCATCTCCCCCCGGTCACGGCGGTTTTGCAGTGCCCCGCCCCTCCCCTCGAGCTCCCCCACCTGGACTACTCCATGAGACTGATGTTCCTCTGGCTGGGGGTCGACATAGTCGTGCAAATCTTCACTTGCCTCCTCTTGGAGAACCAGATCCTGCTGCGAAGCACCGACTGCCAGCGCTTGATGGTGGTGGCGGAGGGCATCACCTCTCTGCTGTTCCCCTTCACCTGGCCCCACGTCTACGTCCCGATCTTGCCGGCGTCGCTGCACCACTTCCTCGACGCCCCCGTCCCGTTCCTCATGGGACTGTACGCCTCCTCCGAGAACATAAAAGTCGCCTCGGAGGCGACGCTCTGCTACGTGGACATCGACAAGTGTAAAGTGCAGCGGCCCGAGGAGACCGCCACGTTTCCGCACCTGGAGGCCTTCACCGCCGAGATCTGGTCCGCGCTGGACAAGTACGGCGTGCACGTGCCCAACTCGGAGAACAGTCGCAACTCCCAGGAGATCATGTCGAGGAGTTGCACGTTGCCGGGGCGCCCCCAGAACAGGCGCAAGCTGTCGATTCACGACACTCTGGAGGGGGAGAGGCCGCCGTCGCCGCCCGGGTCCGCACGGTCCGAAGCCTTGCAGAGGATCGCCGACATAGTGAGACGCACGGGGGTGGCGCTGGACCAGAACGAGACCCCCCAACCCACCGACTCGTACATCGAGGACCTCCGATTCAACAACTGTATTCGGGAGATTTTTCTCAACCGTTTCGTGCACATTTTCCACTCGTACGAAAACTTCGTGATTTTCCCCAATCAAGACAAGGAAGATTGGTTCAACAACAGAGATTCGATGCAGAACTTCGATAAGGCGTCGTTCTTGTCGGACCAACCCGAGCAGCACCGACTCTTCTTGTGGAGGTTCTTGGAGTCGCAGATGTTCGCCACCCTGATCGACAACAAGATACTGTCGTTGTGGGGGGAGGAAGACAACAACTTGATCATCTTCGATAATCGGATCAAGTTGCTGAAGGACCGCTACGGGGGCGAGAACCTGATCAGGTCGCTGTGCTACGAACCTTGCACCAGCGCGCACGACACTCAGAAGCTTCTGGAAAGGAGACTGACCAATCCGGACTTCGAGTCGCCCACACCGAGGGAGATAACGAACGCGAAAGCCACCCCCACTCGGTACTTCCCGATTTTGGACAAGGAGGTCTTGAACAAGACGCCCGTGGTGAACAAGGGGAGCATCCCCAGAGCCAGCGCTCTGCGCAAGGGTTTGTCGTTCGCGCGCCACCCCCACTTGCCCGACAAGAACAAGACCAGTCAGGACATGTCACCAGCTCTGATAGCTCAAGCCAACTGGACTTTTGTGGAGAAGTTGCTCAAAGATTGCAAGGCGAAGACGAAGAGGATGCTGCTGGCGAAGTTGGGGGCCGAAGGAGTGACCCTCTCCAGCAACAACGCCGCCGACAATTTCGGCGCCGTCGAGGAAAACACTTTGGTGGCTTCTCTGTGCGAGTTCTTGGAAAGGGTCTGGTCGCACGGCCTCCAGAGGAAGCGAGGCAAGTCGGCGCTGTGGTCACACCTGATGACGTACCAAGAGGCCCACCAGCACCCCAAGCTCGagaacaaatatttgaaccccGCCGACTTGGAGAACTGGGGG of Tenebrio molitor chromosome 6, icTenMoli1.1, whole genome shotgun sequence contains these proteins:
- the pns gene encoding DENN domain-containing protein 5B, whose protein sequence is MNKFADYFVICGLDLNSGLEPDKFSEDNLHVSPLERSYKSKVLAHYPENVSHNPFDSSAVCMFCLPQGLKFRTQKHSVTQAPIFHSFLITREDGKRCYGFSLVFYEEVRNRDICNAMQTLQAMYITELSSGLKVKAIQNAQNQGPQSRSLPRHFKLSTHNPSGAALTYYDISKDKLFVSKSINIISQSAYVQAAKIFLENLFRCVPKRAVTSTCLSLESYVFNLLHEVELPSPGKSLLISLPPCDPHLPPVTAVLQCPAPPLELPHLDYSMRLMFLWLGVDIVVQIFTCLLLENQILLRSTDCQRLMVVAEGITSLLFPFTWPHVYVPILPASLHHFLDAPVPFLMGLYASSENIKVASEATLCYVDIDKCKVQRPEETATFPHLEAFTAEIWSALDKYGVHVPNSENSRNSQEIMSRSCTLPGRPQNRRKLSIHDTLEGERPPSPPGSARSEALQRIADIVRRTGVALDQNETPQPTDSYIEDLRFNNCIREIFLNRFVHIFHSYENFVIFPNQDKEDWFNNRDSMQNFDKASFLSDQPEQHRLFLWRFLESQMFATLIDNKILSLWGEEDNNLIIFDNRIKLLKDRYGGENLIRSLCYEPCTSAHDTQKLLERRLTNPDFESPTPREITNAKATPTRYFPILDKEVLNKTPVVNKGSIPRASALRKGLSFARHPHLPDKNKTSQDMSPALIAQANWTFVEKLLKDCKAKTKRMLLAKLGAEGVTLSSNNAADNFGAVEENTLVASLCEFLERVWSHGLQRKRGKSALWSHLMTYQEAHQHPKLENKYLNPADLENWGRDNKTLKGEMPPMPASLQFDVSNVQAMTDVKTGIGMAKAWVRLALEKKQLSKHLRALLSDQSILRGLYKRSAFLRCEEEKEQFLYHLLSLNAVDYFCFTSTYATTVIPYRIVIVPNKKGATTSANAWVVLSGTLSETRRIPVPKTTTNFDYKHHNLGVLTTLRLGHDNSGLYARWMIDYVLVRNEITGHTYKFPCGRWLGRGVDDGSTERLLVGSLMPTQVEGEELNQSGSMGRTPPRCRSPGPPRTELKQSQIQHMLGDCVNNIVKWHYRRNSERNTTLTALLCGENGLVHCLENVFFLGFKSARLFVGKNHLWDYFVRVKEQFEGELLEESAGNRTASLERNHQETVAVWRCYCHLVDEIMCTSKALGKDGKFQLFICLSVREHLLHRMLVPMAGCKVTLEMYEEGSFLRNRGLLTFLRQILLPLDELDVVLENSVTHGISSPSSHV